In the Chlamydiota bacterium genome, one interval contains:
- a CDS encoding nitrous oxide reductase accessory protein NosL, producing the protein MHIEEGEILKFDDIGCMALFEKKNQPKIEEAWVHEGLRRGWIERSKAYYVFDPALTTPMGSQLIALGSKESLQEYLKKNDTSQIGFGEIDEFLKKK; encoded by the coding sequence TTTGATGACATTGGGTGTATGGCCCTTTTCGAGAAAAAGAATCAGCCTAAAATAGAAGAGGCCTGGGTTCATGAGGGTCTAAGGCGAGGATGGATTGAGAGATCGAAGGCTTATTATGTTTTTGATCCAGCACTGACAACTCCGATGGGATCGCAGTTGATCGCCTTGGGGAGCAAGGAGTCATTACAAGAGTACTTAAAAAAGAATGATACAAGCCAAATAGGCTTTGGCGAGATAGATGAATTTTTAAAGAAAAAATGA